A single window of Betta splendens chromosome 11, fBetSpl5.4, whole genome shotgun sequence DNA harbors:
- the umad1 gene encoding UBAP1-MVB12-associated (UMA)-domain containing protein 1 — MLSLFGLRKDAKKPTSDKEVDGGFVIVGETADEQRRKMQTINIVQPSTNVIVQRSKPSCPSSAQPTNTKVCATAGAADLATSLPDLLGDVPFTLAPHVQAVQAGLPLISDMIFSNDIKYNLAHFQYDFTLENSVLHDC, encoded by the exons ATGTTGAGTTTGTTTGGACTGCGTAAAGACGCAAAAAAGCCAACATCCGACAAAGAAGTAGATGGAGGATTTGTTATCGTTG GAGAGACAGCTGACgaacagaggaggaaaatgcAAACAATAAACATTGTACAGCCATCAACAAATGTGATAGTGCAGCGATCCAAG CCTTCCTGTCCATCTTCAGCTCAGCCCACCAACACAAAGGTTTGTGCCACAGCGGGGGCAGCTGATTTGGCTACAAGCCTTCCAGATCTTCTTGGGGACGTCCCCTTCACTTTGGCTCCTCATGTCCAGGCCGTACAGGCAGGACTGCCCCTCATCTCTGACATGATCTTTTCAAATGATATTAAGTACAATCTGGCTCATTTCCAGTACGACTTTACTTTGGAGAACTCTGTGCTTCATGATTGCtag